In the Vitis vinifera cultivar Pinot Noir 40024 chromosome 2, ASM3070453v1 genome, one interval contains:
- the LOC100256891 gene encoding ATP-dependent Clp protease proteolytic subunit-related protein 2, chloroplastic, producing MAVHLHSTPSSSSSLHSRTRVSQPPLSCATKLFSGLKLQSASTFGTGKPNLTVEFFNKVHKSVQSRTSDSKSTRARVRMMPIGTPRVPYRTPGEGTWQWVDLWNALYRERVIYIGQHIDEEFSNQLLATMLYLDSIESSKRMFFYINSPGGDLTPSLAIYDTMQSLKSPVGTNCLGFAYNLATFLLAAGEKGNRLAMPLSRIALQSPAGAARGQADDIRNEANELLRIRDYLFSELANKTGQPIDKINKDLRRMKRFNAQEALEYGLIDRILRPPRVKADAPRKDAGTGLG from the exons ATGGCAGTGCATCTTCACTCCAcgccctcttcttcttcatctctaCACTCCCGAACCAGAGTCTCTCAGCCGCCTCTTAG TTGCGCGACCAAGCTCTTTTCAGGATTGAAGCTTCAATCTGCAA GTACGTTTGGTACTGGAAAGCCGAACTTGACAGTTGAATTCTTCAACAAAGTTCATAAGAGCGTCCAATCCAG GACTAGTGACAGTAAATCGACACGAGCACGTGTTCGAATGATGCCTATAGGGACCCCAAGAGTGCCCTATAGAACTCCTGGTGAGGGAACTTGGCAATGGGTTGATTTGTGGAATGCCCTG TACCGGGAACGAGTTATCTACATTGGACAACATATAGATGAAGAATTTAGCAACCAACTATTAGCCACGATGTTGTACCTTGACAGCATTGAATCTTCCAAAAggatgtttttttatattaacaGTCCTGGTGGAGAT CTTACTCCAAGCTTGGCTATATATGATACCATGCAAAGCTTGAAAAGTCCTGTTGGCACCAATTGTTTGGGTTTTGCATATAACCTAGCTACCTTTCTTCTAGCAGCTGGAGAAAAG GGTAATCGCTTGGCAATGCCTCTTTCAAGGATTGCACTACAATCACCAGCTGGAGCTGCTCGTGGTCAG gcTGATGACATTCGTAATGAAGCAAATGAGCTTCTTAGAATCAGAGATTACCTTTTTTCAGAGTTGGCCAATAAGACGGGCCAGCCCATCGATAAG ATTAACAAGGATTTAAGGCGGATGAAACGCTTCAATGCCCAGGAGGCTCTTGAATATGGGCTCATTGATCGTATATTAAGGCCACCCCGAGTTAAAGCTGATGCACCACGCAAAGATGCTGGAACTGGTCTCGGTtag
- the LOC132255269 gene encoding uncharacterized protein LOC132255269, whose amino-acid sequence MKIEEISILPFLILCVASMLFLSLRSSPSILECENLLGSSFSVVLMVFVFNTMIFAFLVEGYMPSYEEFDNFDWSLPFQLMVDGMKEEHEEYRCNNIDTGDDDDNDDYCYPCSDGYNEDDDDDGSDEEVGWADEEQDDDDLDKRIEEFIAKVNKGWREEWLRENLHDRFVV is encoded by the coding sequence ATGAAGATTGAAGAGATATCCATACTTCCATTTCTTATTCTGTGTGTAGCTAGTATGCTCTTTCTGAGCCTTCGTTCATCACCATCAATCTTAGAATGTGAAAATCTTCTTGGATCCTCATTTAGCGTGGTCCTCATGGTTTTTGTGTTTAACACCATGATTTTTGCATTCCTAGTTGAAGGTTATATGCCGTCTTATGaagaatttgataattttgattGGTCTTTGCCTTTCCAACTCATGGTAGATGGAATGAAAGAAGAGCATGAGGAATATAGATGTAATAACATAGATACCGGTGATGACGATGACAATGATGATTATTGTTATCCCTGTTCAGATGGCTACAATGAAGATGACGACGATGATGGTAGTGATGAAGAGGTAGGTTGGGCAGATGAAGAACAAGATGACGATGATTTAGACAAAAGAATTGAGGAATTCATTGCAAAGGTCAATAAAGGATGGAGGGAGGAGTGGTTAAGGGAGAATCTTCATGATAGATTTGTGGTTTAA